In Diorhabda carinulata isolate Delta chromosome 6, icDioCari1.1, whole genome shotgun sequence, a single genomic region encodes these proteins:
- the LOC130895749 gene encoding tumor necrosis factor alpha-induced protein 8-like protein isoform X2, translated as MLNTIMTESAFKARDIGLRAQKKILSRMAGKNIAKVFIDDTTASLLDNLYRLAKQYSNNKKEAEKLIKNIIKIVIKLGVLHRNNMFTEEELKQAEKFKNKFRLAGMAIISFYEVDFSYDRNYIVHAFTESQKCLETIVSKHLTDKSVSRIESVFSFFGNDQFLDSVFKSNSEYREALGRVVADLNKAIENGDL; from the exons ATGTTGAATACAA TCATGACAGAAAGCGCTTTCAAGGCAAGAGACATCGGGCTTCGTGCTCAGAAAAAGATATTATCCAGAATGGCGGGAAAGAACATCGCCAAAGTGTTTATCGACGATACAACGGCTTCTTTATTGGATAACCTCTACAGACTTGCTAAACAATAC tcaaataacaaaaaagaagcCGAAAAACTCATCAAGAACAtcataaaaatcgtaataaaACTCGGGGTATTGCACCGCAACAATATGTTCACCgaagaagaattaaaacaaGCGGAAAAGTTTAAGAATAAATTCCGATTGGCCGGTATGGCGATAATATCGTTTTACGAAGTGGATTTCAGCTACGACAGAAATTATATCGTCCACGCATTCACCGAAAGTCAAAAGTGCCTCGAAACGATCGTTTCCAAACATCTAACAGATAAATCTGTATCTAGAATAGAAAGCGTATTTTCGTTTTTCGGTAACGATCAATTTTTGGATTCGGTATTTAAAAGTAATTCCGAATATAGGGAAGCACTCGGTAGGGTCGTCGCCGATTTGAATAAGGCCATTGAAAATGGGGATCTTTAG
- the LOC130895749 gene encoding tumor necrosis factor alpha-induced protein 8-like protein isoform X1 — MSTMVELESWIIYQYVATECSNCLFMTESAFKARDIGLRAQKKILSRMAGKNIAKVFIDDTTASLLDNLYRLAKQYSNNKKEAEKLIKNIIKIVIKLGVLHRNNMFTEEELKQAEKFKNKFRLAGMAIISFYEVDFSYDRNYIVHAFTESQKCLETIVSKHLTDKSVSRIESVFSFFGNDQFLDSVFKSNSEYREALGRVVADLNKAIENGDL, encoded by the exons ATGTCGACCATGGTGGAGCTTGAAAGTTGGATAATTTATCAATACGTGGCTACAGAATGCAGTAATTGCCTTT TCATGACAGAAAGCGCTTTCAAGGCAAGAGACATCGGGCTTCGTGCTCAGAAAAAGATATTATCCAGAATGGCGGGAAAGAACATCGCCAAAGTGTTTATCGACGATACAACGGCTTCTTTATTGGATAACCTCTACAGACTTGCTAAACAATAC tcaaataacaaaaaagaagcCGAAAAACTCATCAAGAACAtcataaaaatcgtaataaaACTCGGGGTATTGCACCGCAACAATATGTTCACCgaagaagaattaaaacaaGCGGAAAAGTTTAAGAATAAATTCCGATTGGCCGGTATGGCGATAATATCGTTTTACGAAGTGGATTTCAGCTACGACAGAAATTATATCGTCCACGCATTCACCGAAAGTCAAAAGTGCCTCGAAACGATCGTTTCCAAACATCTAACAGATAAATCTGTATCTAGAATAGAAAGCGTATTTTCGTTTTTCGGTAACGATCAATTTTTGGATTCGGTATTTAAAAGTAATTCCGAATATAGGGAAGCACTCGGTAGGGTCGTCGCCGATTTGAATAAGGCCATTGAAAATGGGGATCTTTAG